A genomic segment from Nymphalis io chromosome 7, ilAglIoxx1.1, whole genome shotgun sequence encodes:
- the LOC126769704 gene encoding 28S ribosomal protein S2, mitochondrial isoform X1, translated as MIRRCLILPLRNGITLCRNNSTATQPEQVESTQGSNTPAKNPLDHPDYFQVHNLFTVKDLFDARVHFGHKEGSLNEFMTPYIYGSRQGHIIFDLDITAEHLRKALNFTAHIAYRGGIVCFFNRNALNAHLVEKTALECGEYAHTRFWRGGIFTNANHQFGAITRLPDLCIFLNTQNNILNQHTAVRDSAKLLIPTIGIVDSNCNPNLITYPVPGNDDTPVAIELYCKLFKAAITRGKEARMKFLQENS; from the exons atgattcgAAGATGCTTAA TTCTTCCGCTGAGGAATGGTATTACACTCTGCCGTAACAATTCAACTGCTACTCAGCCTGAACAAGTGGAGTCGACACAAGGAA GCAATACACCAGCAAAAAATCCACTTGATCACCCGGACTACTTTCAAGTTCATAACCTCTTTACCGTTAAAGATCTATTTGATGCAAGAGTTCATTTTGGACATAAAGAAGGATCACTTAATGAATTTATGACACCTTATATTTATGGTTCCAGACAAGgacatataatatttgatttagatATTACTGCAGAACATTTGCGGAAAGCACTTAATTTTACAGCCCATATTGCATACAGAGGAGGAATTGTCtgcttttttaatagaaatgcaTTAAATGCTCATTTAGTAGAAAAAACTGCACTGGAATGTGGTGAATATGCTCATACAAGATTTTGGAGAGGGGGCATCTTTACAAATGCTAATCACCAGTTTGGTGCAATTACTAGATTGCCTGATCTctgtatatttttgaatacccaaaataatattcttaatcaaCACACAGCAGTAAGAGATAgtgcaaaattattaatacctaCTATTGGGATAGTGGATTCCAACTGTAATCCAAATTTGATAACTTATCCTGTTCCTGGGAATGACGACACTCCAGTAGCTATTGAGTTATACTGTAAACTGTTTAAAGCTGCTATTACAAGAGGGAAAGAAGCAAGGATGAAATTTTTGCAAGAGAACAGTTAA
- the LOC126769697 gene encoding dnaJ homolog subfamily C member 17 codes for MDKTNIEDIDLYGLLDIQITATEAEIKKAYRKKALQCHPDKNPDNPKAAETFHELSQALEILTDKAARAAYDKVLKAKAAAKLRHQELDSKRQKLKEDLERREREAVSGGSNVNLTDEQKLAAEIKRLQKEGSRLLQEEQQKMKEEIQRTVKNLNEPVWDSSLNRIKISWQVDKNDPTNGGYNEDNLRRFFKKYGNITALIMSPKKKGSALVEFSSKEASEMALEFEKGLPDNPLILKWVNDRQILSMKKATNVSSLVSDRDYESMVLTKMRQAAERQRLIEEMMKEDQQEKN; via the exons ATGGACAAGACAAACATTGAAGATATAGATCTATACGGATTACTTGACATTCAGATTACAGCCACAGAAGCTGag ataaaaaaagctTATCGAAAAAAAGCTTTACAATGTCATCCAGATAAAAATCCCGACAATCCAAAAGCTGCAGAAACCTTTCATGAACTATCACAAGCTTTGGAAATATTAACTGATAAAGCAGCACGTGCTGCATACGACAAGGTATTAAAAGCGAAAGCAGCTGCAAAATTAAGACATCAAGAATTAGATAGTAAACGACAAAAACTGAAAGAGGATTTAGAAAGACGAGAACGTGAAGCAGTTTCAGGTGGTTCAAATGTAAATTTGACTGATGAACAAAAACTTGCTGCCGAAATAAAAAGATTACAAAAGGAAGGAAGTAGACTTTTACAAGAGGAACAACAGAAGATGAAAGAGGAAATTCAAAGAACTGTCAAAAATCTTAACGAACCGGTATGGGATTCTAGTttgaatagaattaaaataagcTGGCAAGTTGACAAAAATGATCCTACGAATGGAGGGTACAATGAAGATAATTTaagaagattttttaaaaagtatggCAATATCACAGCATTAATAATGTCACCAAAAAAGAAGGGTAGTGCTCTTGTGGAATTTTCATCTAAAGAAGCTTCTGAAATGGCTCTTGAATTTGAAAAAG GTCTTCCAGATAATCCCCTTATTTTAAAGTGGGTTAATGATAGACAAATTTTAAGTATGAAAAAGGCTACAAATGTTAGTTCTCTAGTATCGGACAGAGACTATGAATCAATGGTTTTAACAAAAATGAGACAGGCTGCAGAAAGGCAAAGGTTAATAGAGGAAATGATGAAAGAAGACCagcaagaaaaaaattaa
- the LOC126769704 gene encoding 28S ribosomal protein S2, mitochondrial isoform X2, with protein sequence MNFLPLRNGITLCRNNSTATQPEQVESTQGSNTPAKNPLDHPDYFQVHNLFTVKDLFDARVHFGHKEGSLNEFMTPYIYGSRQGHIIFDLDITAEHLRKALNFTAHIAYRGGIVCFFNRNALNAHLVEKTALECGEYAHTRFWRGGIFTNANHQFGAITRLPDLCIFLNTQNNILNQHTAVRDSAKLLIPTIGIVDSNCNPNLITYPVPGNDDTPVAIELYCKLFKAAITRGKEARMKFLQENS encoded by the exons ATGAATT TTCTTCCGCTGAGGAATGGTATTACACTCTGCCGTAACAATTCAACTGCTACTCAGCCTGAACAAGTGGAGTCGACACAAGGAA GCAATACACCAGCAAAAAATCCACTTGATCACCCGGACTACTTTCAAGTTCATAACCTCTTTACCGTTAAAGATCTATTTGATGCAAGAGTTCATTTTGGACATAAAGAAGGATCACTTAATGAATTTATGACACCTTATATTTATGGTTCCAGACAAGgacatataatatttgatttagatATTACTGCAGAACATTTGCGGAAAGCACTTAATTTTACAGCCCATATTGCATACAGAGGAGGAATTGTCtgcttttttaatagaaatgcaTTAAATGCTCATTTAGTAGAAAAAACTGCACTGGAATGTGGTGAATATGCTCATACAAGATTTTGGAGAGGGGGCATCTTTACAAATGCTAATCACCAGTTTGGTGCAATTACTAGATTGCCTGATCTctgtatatttttgaatacccaaaataatattcttaatcaaCACACAGCAGTAAGAGATAgtgcaaaattattaatacctaCTATTGGGATAGTGGATTCCAACTGTAATCCAAATTTGATAACTTATCCTGTTCCTGGGAATGACGACACTCCAGTAGCTATTGAGTTATACTGTAAACTGTTTAAAGCTGCTATTACAAGAGGGAAAGAAGCAAGGATGAAATTTTTGCAAGAGAACAGTTAA
- the LOC126769666 gene encoding CWF19-like protein 2 homolog: MKEKRHKKKHKKSSKHEKSVGLKRTSSECSDSSSEWVEKAKVSMNAADDREEWMSMTGMLKTYTKDDIRPKQELKEKKHIDSYNPSTSTRELNPYWKDGGSGVPLTAENFRKSRQFLKPSCDDDFYCKSNSYNKSKQDISQNYNSNQRKSFNWRSESKNQKESIEEISTSKTSDASTSYSLDKNNSISPRSTAKGKDSLFLSDEKMNKLASKIVKAEIMGDMKVVEELKAKLEAAREYRKNNTDATKMDEDDRVLLMSTSSSGNSRPLMNYQGDPRSKGGKRKAETHDACGRVKYFGNDDKHNLAQMFEQEKYGSNYDQDAELARIASKSKNPNDDLEDIFLDDISKNKNMAKESEKEKHRAINQSVKLERSLEGCNYCFDSKNMLKHLIVSCGNKIYMALPPTKSLIKGHCILSTIQHTTCVTGLDEDIWNEILDYRKMITQFFHTQNKDVVFYETATRLHRSPHMVINCVPLPRDVGDMASIYFKKALLECEAEWSMNKKVVDLKGKNIRKGIPKGLPYFWIDFGMDPGFAHVIEDQQLFPKTFAEEIIGGMLDLDHTLWKNPQREYGDLQRKKVVEFIKDWKPFEKSFKCQN; encoded by the exons atgaaagaaaaGCGTCATAAAAAAAAGCACAAGAAATCCTCAAAACATGAAAAAAGTGTCGGCTTAAAAAGAACG TCGTCAGAATGTTCTGACTCTTCATCTGAATGGGTTGAAAAGGCAAAAGTATCAATGAACGCTGCGGATGATCGTGAAGAATGGATGTCGATGACTGGAATGCTAAAGACATATACTAAAGACGACATCAGACCGAAACaagaattaaaagaaaagaaacacATTGATTCATATAATCCATCTACGAGTACCAGAGAACTTAATCCTTATTGGAAAGATGGTGGTTCTGGTGTACCATTAACTGCAGAAAATTTTCGAAAATCCAGGCAATTTTTAAAACCATCATGTGATgatgatttttattgtaaatccaATTCATATAACAAAAGCAAACAGGATATAtcacaaaattataattcaaatcaaagaaaatcatttaattgGCGTTCAGAATCAAAAAACCAAAAAGAATCCATAGAAGAAATTAGTACAAGTAAAACTAGTGATGCTTCGACTAGCTATAGCTTAGATAAAAATAACTCGATATCGCCTAGGAGTACAGCCAAAGGCAAAGATAGCTTATTTCTTTCAGATGAAAAGATGAATAAGCTCGCTTCAAAGATTGTTAAGGCAGAAATAATGGGTGATATGAAAGTAGTTGAAGAATTGAAAGCCAAATTGGAAGCAGCCAGAGAGTACAGAAAGAATAATACTGATGCTACAAAGATGGATGAAGATGATAGAGTCCTTCTAATGTCAACATCTAGTAGTGGTAATAGTAGACCATTAATGAATTATCAGGGCGACCCAAGAAGTAAAGGTGGCAAACGTAAGGCTGAAACACATGATGCCTGTGGAAGAGTTAAATACTTTGGAAATGATGATAAACATAATTTAGCACAAATG tTTGAACAAGAAAAATATGGTTCAAACTATGATCAGGATGCTGAGTTAGCCAGAATTgcaagtaaaagtaaaaatccAAATGATGATCTAGAAGATATATTTTTGGATGACATATCTAAGAACAAAAATATGGCGAAGGAAAGTGAAAAGGAAAAACACCGTGCCATCAATCAAAGTGTCAAATTAGAGAGGTCTTTGGAAGGCTGTAACTATTGTTTTGACtccaaaaatatgttaaaacatcTCATTGTTAGTTgtggaaataaaatatacatggcTTTACCGCCTACAAAATCATTGATTAAAGGGCATTGCATTTTAAGTACTATACAACACACTACATGTGTAACTGGTTTGGATGAAGATATTTGGAATGAAATACTG gacTACAGAAAAATGATCACTCAGTTTTTCCATACACAGAATAAGGATGTAGTTTTTTATGAAACAGCCACAAGACTACACAGAAGTCCACACATGGTAATAAATTGTGTCCCATTACCACGAGATGTTGGAGACATggcatcaatttattttaaaaaagctcTCTTGGAGTGTGAAGCTGAATGGTCTATGAATAAAAAAGTTGTTGatttaaaaggaaaaaatattagaaaaggtATTCCTAAAGGTTTACCATACTTCTGGATTGATTTTGGAATGGATCCAGGTTTTGCTCATGTCATAGAGGACCAACAGCTCTTTCCGAAAACATTTGCTGAG gaaaTTATTGGTGGTATGTTGGATTTGGATCATACTTTATGGAAGAACCCTCAAAGAGAATATGGAGATTTACAGAGGAAGAAAGTTGTGGAATTCATAAAGGATTGGAAGCCTTTCGAGAAATCCTTTAAATGTCAAAACTAG